The following coding sequences lie in one Apium graveolens cultivar Ventura chromosome 1, ASM990537v1, whole genome shotgun sequence genomic window:
- the LOC141720239 gene encoding CO(2)-response secreted protease-like isoform X1: MNIMDLGGLGVVLVDDDLYLEPNTDYSDLAYPLTAVSLRDGNAILSFIQSNRNPTATILKSETSVHYTPAPAIPSFSSRGPSALTHNILKPDITAPGMNIIAAWSKKMSGYALAGRELPEYVLASGTSMSCPHISGVAALVKSQHPTWDHSAIRSAIMTTAVQNSRAGAPIKNLPGLQKATPYDFGAGEVNLAQVTNPGLVYETTTIDYYLFLCNYGYNLSIIRLIAKEIPEGFSCPKDANADLISNMNYPSIAVAKFKPDTYRKITRTVTNVGDEEETAYTVTVDPPEYLDVKVIPEKLYFTKDIKKKSFEVKFSTLYPYKSGVWLDHLEQWPVQSGQSFCIDCQLRN; encoded by the exons ATGAATATTATGGACTTAGGTGGACTTGGAGTGGTATTGGTAGATGATGACTTATATCTGGAACCAAACACTGACTATTCCGATCTGGCTTATCCGCTTACTGCAGTAAGTTTGAGGGACGGAAATGCGATTCTCTCTTTTATACAGTCAAATAG GAATCCAACTGCAACAATATTAAAGTCAGAAACATCTGTTCATTACACACCAGCACCTGCAATCCCAAGTTTCTCATCCAGAGGCCCGTCAGCTCTAACGCATAACATTCTTAAG CCAGATATAACTGCACCAGGAATGAATATCATTGCAGCATGGAGTAAAAAAATGTCAGGTTATGCTCTCGCCGGGCGTGAGTTACCGGAATACGTTTTGGCATCTGGAACTTCGATGTCGTGCCCACACATTTCTGGAGTAGCTGCCTTAGTCAAGTCACAACATCCCACTTGGGATCATTCAGCTATCAGATCAGCCATTATGACTACAG CTGTTCAAAATAGTCGTGCTGGAGCTCCAATTAAAAACCTACCAGGATTACAGAAAGCTACACCATATGATTTTGGGGCTGGGGAAGTTAATTTAGCGCAAGTAACAAATCCAGGGCTAGTTTATGAGACTACTACCATTGATTACTATCTTTTTCTATGTAATTATGGATATAATCTGTCAATCATTAGGCTTATTGCTAAGGAAATTCCAGAAGGATTTTCTTGTCCGAAGGATGCAAACGCAGATTTGATCTCCAATATGAATTATCCATCAATAGCCGTTGCAAAGTTCAAACCTGACACATATCGAAAGATTACAAGGACTGTTACAAATGTCGGTGATGAAGAGGAGACTGCATACACAGTGACAGTAGATCCTCCTGAATATCTGGATGTGAAAGTGATACCGGAGAAGTTGTATTTTACAAAGGATATTAAAAAGAAAAGCTTTGAGGTGAAATTCTCAACATTGTATCCATATAAGAGTGGTGTTTGGTTGGATCACTTGGAGCAATGGCCAGTACAAAGTGGGCAGTCCTTTTGTATTGACTGTCAACTAAGAAATTAG
- the LOC141720239 gene encoding CO(2)-response secreted protease-like isoform X2 — translation MPSVINLTLICYLLVTTFARSELYIVYTGRSSKTYELLNFIHSKDVVHVYEHGFTGFAVELSQNEAHLVAQVPGVVSVFRDRVLKLHTTRSWSFLDNQELLATSTFTNSTDKGADVIIGVVDSGVWPESKSFNDQGMGPVPKRWKGTCEATEDFPASSCNRKIIGARNFYKHNQTARDYFGHGTHTASIAAGAAVSGVSYYGLAAGTAMGGSPNSRIAIYKACDSLGCSQAAMLAAMDAAIHDGVDIMSLSIGEGYTDIWTDPVAIGGFHAVEHGIMVVCSAGNYGPTSSSVVNFTPWLTTVAASNIDRQFIANVVLGNNRVIKGVGIQFSGLSSLQHIR, via the exons ATGCCTTCTGTTATAAACTTAACTCTCATTTGTTATTTACTCGTCACCACATTTGCTCGATCGGAGCTTTACATAGTTTATACCGGCAGAAGCTCAAAAACATATGAGCTTCTCAACTTTATTCACAGCAAAGATGTGGTCCATGTGTACGAGCATGGATTCACAGGTTTTGCTGTTGAATTGTCTCAAAATGAAGCCCACCTGGTAGCTCAAGTACCAGGTGTAGTATCAGTTTTTAGAGACAGAGTGTTGAAACTTCACACCACCAGGTCGTGGTCTTTTCTCGACAATCAGGAGCTGCTTGCTACTTCTACATTCACGAATTCCACTGACAAAGGAGCGGATGTTATAATTGGGGTTGTAGATTCAG GTGTTTGGCCTGAATCCAAGAGCTTTAATGATCAAGGTATGGGTCCAGTTCCAAAGAGGTGGAAGGGAACTTGTGAAGCAACAGAGGATTTCCCTGCTTCAAGTTGCAACAG GAAAATAATTGGGGCAAGGAACTTTTACAAGCACAACCAGACAGCTAGAGACTATTTTGGACATGGCACCCACACCGCATCAATAGCAGCTGGAGCAGCTGTTTCTGGAGTTTCCTATTACGGCTTAGCTGCTGGAACTGCCATGGGCGGTTCACCAAATTCAAGGATCGCCATATACAAAGCGTGCGACTCTTTGGGCTGCTCTCAAGCAGCGATGCTAGCAGCAATGGATGCAGCAATACATGATGGGGTGGACATAATGTCTCTATCCATTGGCGAAGGATATACTGATATATGGACTGACCCGGTGGCCATTGGTGGATTTCATGCTGTTGAACACGGAATCATGGTTGTTTGTTCTGCTGGTAATTATGGGCCTACAAGTTCGAGTGTTGTGAATTTTACACCTTGGCTGACAACAGTGGCGGCTTCTAACATTGATCGGCAATTCATCGCCAATGTTGTGTTGGGTAACAATCGAGTTATCAAG GGTGTAGGCATTCAGTTTTCTGGTTTAAGTAGTCTCCAACATATCCGCTGA